A stretch of Dietzia lutea DNA encodes these proteins:
- a CDS encoding Rieske 2Fe-2S domain-containing protein, with product MTAPGSAPGAVREIDTGEVRDRYARGWHCIGTVKEFTDGKPHSIQAFGTKLVVWANDEGEINVLDAYCRHLGGDLSDGSIKDGNIACPFHDWRWGGDGKCKGIPYAKRVPLRAKTRSWTTNVQSGQVFVWHDHEGKPPQPEDAIPAIAEYETGEWTDWQWNRLVIEGSNCMEIVDNVVDMAHFYYIHFAFPTYFKNVFEGQKATQYLNTKGRPDHDPSGGKYGDTLLESEASYFGPAYMINPLKQMYGGFETEAILINCHYPIDQNSFVLMYGLSVKKPQGFDDATSEKMAAKIATFFGEGFLQDVRIWQRKSQIANPLLCEEDGPVYQLRRWYEQFYVDRDKVTPEMTERFEFEVDTTAANQYWEKEVAENMRKQEAGEAEISDEQTQYTGMAEVAGEANATRSQH from the coding sequence ATGACCGCACCCGGTTCGGCCCCCGGAGCCGTCCGCGAAATCGACACCGGCGAGGTCCGGGATCGGTACGCGCGCGGATGGCACTGCATCGGCACCGTCAAGGAGTTCACCGACGGCAAGCCCCACTCCATCCAGGCCTTCGGCACCAAACTCGTGGTGTGGGCGAACGACGAGGGCGAGATCAACGTCCTCGACGCCTACTGCCGCCACCTGGGCGGGGACCTGTCCGACGGCTCCATCAAGGACGGCAACATCGCCTGCCCGTTCCACGACTGGCGCTGGGGCGGCGACGGCAAGTGCAAGGGCATCCCGTACGCCAAGCGCGTGCCCCTGCGTGCCAAGACCCGCTCCTGGACCACCAACGTCCAGTCCGGCCAGGTCTTCGTGTGGCACGACCACGAGGGCAAGCCGCCGCAGCCGGAGGACGCCATCCCGGCGATCGCCGAGTACGAGACCGGCGAGTGGACAGACTGGCAGTGGAACCGCCTCGTGATCGAGGGCTCCAACTGCATGGAGATCGTCGACAACGTGGTCGACATGGCGCACTTCTACTACATCCACTTCGCCTTCCCGACGTACTTCAAGAACGTCTTCGAGGGCCAGAAGGCGACGCAGTACCTCAACACGAAGGGCCGTCCCGACCACGATCCGTCCGGCGGCAAGTACGGCGACACGCTGCTCGAGTCCGAGGCCTCCTACTTCGGCCCGGCGTACATGATCAACCCGCTCAAGCAGATGTACGGCGGCTTCGAGACCGAGGCCATCCTCATCAACTGCCACTACCCGATCGACCAGAATTCGTTCGTGCTGATGTACGGACTGTCGGTCAAGAAGCCTCAGGGCTTCGACGACGCCACCTCCGAGAAGATGGCCGCGAAGATCGCCACCTTCTTCGGCGAGGGCTTCCTCCAGGACGTCCGTATCTGGCAGCGCAAGTCCCAGATCGCCAACCCGCTCCTCTGCGAGGAGGACGGTCCCGTCTACCAGCTCCGCCGCTGGTACGAGCAGTTCTACGTGGACCGCGACAAGGTGACGCCGGAGATGACCGAGCGCTTCGAGTTCGAGGTCGACACCACCGCCGCCAACCAGTACTGGGAGAAGGAGGTCGCCGAGAACATGCGCAAGCAGGAGGCCGGTGAGGCCGAGATCTCCGACGAGCAGACCCAGTACACCGGCATGGCAGAGGTCGCCGGCGAGGCCAACGCCACCCGGTCGCAGCACTGA